One Sandaracinaceae bacterium genomic window carries:
- a CDS encoding VCBS repeat-containing protein — translation MPRRYNGFSPSLRLSYSSTGGQSAVGMGWTLSGVDSIERMTSRGVPDYDTADLFAHEGSELVRLPGSSTYRARFEGSFVRYTWLGTDGATGNGTAGYWRAEFPDGRVGYYGATAAGVLVPNARMAGSRGTYSYSLVEMVDTYDHAIRYDYELDGGRPYLVHIGWVYRGNDPRYEVELEYEAREDVLSDGKPGVEVLLNRRLRNVRVLVEGLQLRRYLLSYEPYTMTGGLTRLARVTTFGTGDTNPYPIFFRFAYTRGFDPTCASGDPGCEPAYVRSIGSVGVDFRTGDADLLDINGDALPDVVDTTGGVHRMFVQTVNTAGETSLSPVMTSATAGSGAMALSSSEVEMVDLNGDGFVDMVDGLNDRVLFGRGTGDWDAQALMDTGLPSFSGDANQRFMDVDYDRAIDVVHLDGSGAWFHRNNNGVYQAATSIAGVGRSFTTDGLRLVDMNGDGMVDLVQAVPGAVFYWMNLGHGDFGATREMFGLPGTLTPAEMEFTDLNGDNLTDVVVVQGTEIRFALNCDGTEFEPMQTITSAQVEGSLLERTSAISIRFADMNGSGSTDVVYINASGMVTYVELFPEQPNLLSRIENGIGKVIEMTYGTTVSHMGRDGGPSEWEHRLPHAMQVLEQYTTYDTLSQVRQIQRIHYRDGYYDGEESQFRGFGEVEVFAEGDDSMEDGRSVLHFDLGVSDRYRHGLVTEKQIESAGRVLSTESYAYDDCTLAQIATAGVTNPIRWLCNESKTTVIQEGAAAIEWVTLQETYVHDGYGNQTEKHQLGVTMVGGGACTSCEGRSSEVQGEPCDASCRGDEMHEIQRFIAPGAATGGRWILRAAYQKQMYGVEGSAQITDERTYYDGPDFQGLPWQSLTRGTVRRTEARRDAGGSYFIQTSRLAHDAHGNVTVARDPNGHDTRMEYDADGVLPTAELRMFDDPSVRSEFYALRMEVGYDPLLEQVTRSTAWMRIVDTTNTSERRETGYGYDEFGRVVGIAQPGDSLATPTTEYAYDLVEPVSRIITRTRTVSGAVTADLEAIDCVDSMGRTVQNRSAVGDGSYQTTGYVTFNIQGEPSRVYQPYIGTSAACDRTAPSGVRLLRSQFDATGRVQQVTQPDESVYGTATTLRTDYFPLRTVAYDGETSTRAAHT, via the coding sequence GTGCCCCGGCGGTACAACGGGTTCTCGCCGTCGCTGCGACTCTCCTACTCGAGCACGGGTGGCCAGTCCGCCGTGGGCATGGGCTGGACACTGAGTGGTGTGGACAGCATCGAGCGGATGACCTCGCGCGGGGTGCCGGACTACGACACGGCGGATCTCTTCGCGCATGAGGGGTCGGAGCTGGTGCGACTGCCGGGGTCGAGCACGTACCGCGCTCGCTTCGAAGGTAGCTTCGTTCGCTACACGTGGCTGGGCACGGACGGGGCCACGGGCAACGGGACGGCAGGATACTGGCGCGCAGAGTTCCCCGACGGTCGGGTGGGCTACTACGGCGCCACGGCTGCGGGTGTGCTGGTTCCCAACGCACGCATGGCGGGCTCGCGCGGCACCTACTCCTACAGCTTGGTCGAGATGGTGGACACCTACGACCACGCCATCCGCTACGACTACGAGCTCGACGGTGGGCGCCCGTACCTGGTGCACATCGGATGGGTGTACCGAGGCAACGACCCTCGCTACGAGGTGGAGCTCGAGTACGAGGCGCGCGAGGACGTGCTGTCGGACGGCAAGCCCGGTGTGGAGGTGCTGCTCAACCGACGCCTTCGCAACGTGCGCGTCCTGGTGGAGGGGCTCCAGCTCAGGCGCTACCTGCTGAGCTACGAGCCGTACACGATGACGGGCGGGCTCACGCGTCTGGCGCGGGTGACCACGTTCGGGACCGGCGACACCAACCCTTACCCCATCTTCTTCCGCTTTGCCTACACGCGCGGGTTCGACCCTACGTGCGCGAGTGGAGACCCCGGCTGCGAGCCGGCGTACGTGCGGTCCATCGGCAGCGTGGGCGTGGACTTCCGGACGGGGGACGCGGATCTCCTGGACATCAACGGGGACGCGCTGCCCGACGTGGTGGACACCACGGGCGGGGTGCACCGGATGTTCGTGCAGACGGTGAACACCGCGGGGGAGACGTCGCTGTCGCCGGTGATGACCAGCGCCACCGCGGGCAGTGGTGCGATGGCGCTGTCGTCCTCCGAAGTGGAGATGGTGGACCTGAACGGCGACGGGTTCGTGGACATGGTGGATGGCCTGAACGACCGCGTGCTGTTCGGGCGGGGCACGGGCGACTGGGACGCGCAGGCGCTGATGGACACGGGGCTTCCGAGCTTCAGCGGCGACGCGAACCAGCGCTTCATGGACGTGGACTACGACCGGGCCATCGACGTGGTGCACCTCGACGGATCGGGCGCGTGGTTCCACCGCAACAACAACGGCGTGTACCAGGCGGCGACGAGCATCGCGGGCGTGGGGCGCAGCTTCACGACCGATGGTCTGCGCCTGGTCGACATGAACGGCGACGGGATGGTGGACCTCGTCCAAGCGGTCCCGGGTGCGGTCTTCTACTGGATGAACCTTGGCCACGGCGACTTCGGCGCCACGCGCGAGATGTTCGGGCTGCCAGGCACGCTGACGCCGGCGGAGATGGAGTTCACGGACCTCAACGGCGACAACCTCACCGACGTGGTGGTCGTGCAGGGGACCGAGATCCGCTTCGCTCTCAACTGCGACGGCACCGAGTTCGAGCCCATGCAGACCATCACCTCGGCGCAGGTCGAGGGCTCGCTGCTGGAGCGCACGAGCGCCATCTCGATCCGCTTCGCCGACATGAACGGCTCGGGCAGCACCGATGTGGTCTACATCAATGCGTCGGGCATGGTGACGTACGTGGAGCTCTTTCCCGAGCAGCCGAACCTCCTGAGCCGCATCGAAAACGGCATCGGCAAGGTCATCGAGATGACCTACGGCACCACGGTTTCGCACATGGGCCGCGACGGTGGACCGAGCGAATGGGAGCACCGGCTTCCGCACGCGATGCAGGTGCTGGAGCAATACACGACGTACGACACACTGAGCCAGGTGCGCCAGATCCAGCGCATACACTACCGCGACGGATACTACGATGGCGAGGAGAGCCAGTTCCGCGGCTTTGGTGAGGTGGAGGTCTTCGCCGAGGGCGACGACTCGATGGAAGACGGCCGGAGCGTCCTTCACTTCGACCTGGGCGTGAGCGATCGCTACCGGCATGGGCTCGTCACCGAAAAGCAGATCGAGAGCGCCGGCCGTGTGCTGTCCACAGAGAGCTACGCGTATGACGACTGCACGCTCGCGCAGATCGCGACGGCGGGAGTGACGAATCCGATCCGCTGGCTGTGCAACGAGAGCAAGACCACGGTCATCCAAGAAGGCGCGGCCGCGATCGAGTGGGTCACGTTGCAGGAGACCTATGTTCACGACGGTTACGGCAACCAGACCGAGAAGCACCAACTGGGCGTTACCATGGTGGGCGGCGGTGCGTGCACTTCGTGCGAGGGCCGCAGCTCCGAGGTCCAAGGTGAGCCCTGCGATGCGAGCTGCCGCGGCGACGAGATGCACGAGATCCAGCGCTTCATTGCTCCGGGTGCCGCGACAGGAGGCCGCTGGATCCTGAGGGCCGCGTATCAGAAGCAGATGTACGGCGTGGAAGGGAGCGCGCAGATCACGGACGAGCGCACCTACTACGACGGACCGGACTTCCAGGGCTTGCCGTGGCAGTCCCTGACGCGTGGGACCGTGCGACGCACCGAGGCTCGGCGCGACGCGGGCGGGAGCTACTTCATCCAGACCAGCCGCTTGGCTCACGACGCCCACGGCAACGTCACGGTGGCGCGCGACCCTAACGGCCACGACACGCGCATGGAGTACGACGCGGATGGTGTGTTGCCCACCGCGGAGCTGAGGATGTTCGATGACCCGTCGGTGCGCAGCGAGTTCTACGCGCTCCGCATGGAGGTGGGCTACGACCCGCTGCTCGAGCAGGTGACGAGGTCCACGGCGTGGATGCGCATCGTGGACACCACCAACACGAGCGAGCGCCGCGAGACTGGCTACGGTTACGACGAGTTCGGGCGCGTCGTTGGCATCGCACAGCCGGGAGACTCGCTGGCCACGCCTACCACGGAGTACGCCTACGACTTGGTGGAGCCCGTGAGCCGCATCATTACGCGTACCCGCACGGTCTCGGGCGCTGTCACGGCAGACCTCGAGGCCATCGACTGCGTGGACAGCATGGGCCGGACGGTGCAGAACCGCTCCGCCGTCGGCGACGGGAGCTACCAGACCACGGGGTACGTCACCTTCAACATCCAGGGCGAGCCAAGCCGGGTGTACCAGCCCTACATCGGCACCAGCGCCGCCTGCGACCGCACCGCGCCCAGCGGTGTGCGCCTGCTGCGCTCGCAATTCGACGCCACCGGCCGGGTGCAACAGGTGACCCAGCCCGACGAGAGCGTGTACGGCACCGCCACCACCCTCCGCACCGACTACTTCCCCTTGCGCACAGTGGCGTACGATGGCGAGACTTCGACCCGAGCAGCCCACACGTGA
- a CDS encoding RHS repeat protein, with product MNTPTTTVADGLGRTLRLERLLAREGPPVVIAFRYDALGRTRSLLDDHENEQWQVYDLASRIAEVTHPDSGITRFTYDDANNALSRTDARGVITRSSFDEANRQTAFWDDANPMGTVVETRYDRDVACTECTYSEGMAASVSYPLLDGLRGVDRMVRDARSRLVTSHSLREGVRYTVIDAFDNANRVTTTTYPGGYEVARAYDGLSRERSIEGVVESVTFNAQNLPARTRFANGTSTVRTYDARLRLDTLETSGPTGTLQDYTYRFNRADHLVALEDARPAEALEATSAGRFEYDALYRLTAAYLDEGRATAEWLAYTYDTVDNLVEKTSDRRRESLMHLGELRYGQEGTGAGPHAVSSISDEAAGGAQTYTYDAAGNMITREGQLNTWDFMGRLSAVESQDGGQPVARFAYGATRDRVVKEDNGQRTHYLRPDVEVRDGIVTVYVTVNGERVAQVQRGDSAITTHSDGAPRRGDGQVNAADAWVVRANEAGVTGVPGVTSERSVDDTLRSAARGLLLAGDGAVEYWHGDHLGSVGLSTDEAGGVVQRLEHYPYGHPRAQSAHCPSAATRGREGRGHWAQLTTGKVTGHSALTVAATDPLFATVVSRTERADEAVSTYGAMRGSPLVYVDPRGENAITTALAILGIGGGSAVVGDEMAGDSRVATFAGGAAGTGAALASSAGMGAIASTGVGASRT from the coding sequence GTGAACACGCCCACCACCACCGTGGCCGACGGCCTTGGCCGCACGCTGCGGCTCGAGCGTCTCCTAGCTCGTGAGGGGCCGCCGGTGGTCATCGCGTTTCGGTACGACGCGCTGGGCCGCACCCGCAGCCTGCTTGACGACCATGAGAACGAGCAGTGGCAGGTGTACGACTTGGCCAGCCGCATCGCCGAGGTCACGCACCCGGACAGCGGCATCACGCGCTTCACGTACGACGACGCCAACAACGCGCTCTCGCGCACCGACGCGCGGGGCGTGATCACACGCTCAAGCTTCGACGAGGCCAACCGCCAGACGGCCTTCTGGGACGACGCCAATCCCATGGGAACCGTGGTGGAGACCCGCTACGATCGCGACGTCGCATGCACGGAGTGCACGTACTCGGAGGGCATGGCGGCCAGCGTGTCCTACCCGCTCTTGGATGGCCTTCGGGGCGTGGACCGCATGGTGCGGGACGCGCGCAGCCGACTGGTGACCTCGCATTCGCTCAGGGAGGGCGTGCGCTACACGGTCATCGACGCCTTCGACAACGCCAATCGCGTCACCACCACCACATACCCCGGGGGCTACGAGGTGGCACGCGCCTACGACGGCCTCTCGCGCGAACGGAGCATCGAAGGTGTAGTGGAGTCGGTCACCTTCAACGCCCAGAACCTGCCCGCCCGCACCCGCTTCGCCAACGGCACCAGCACCGTGCGCACGTATGACGCCCGCCTGCGCCTCGACACGTTGGAGACAAGCGGACCCACCGGCACGCTCCAGGACTACACCTACCGCTTCAACCGCGCCGACCACCTGGTGGCGCTCGAAGACGCGCGCCCGGCCGAGGCGCTGGAGGCCACCAGCGCAGGCCGCTTCGAGTACGACGCGCTCTATCGGCTGACCGCCGCTTACCTCGACGAGGGCCGCGCCACCGCCGAGTGGCTGGCTTACACCTATGACACTGTCGACAACCTGGTGGAGAAGACCTCGGACCGCCGGCGCGAGAGCTTGATGCACCTGGGGGAGCTGCGCTACGGGCAGGAAGGCACCGGCGCAGGCCCACACGCAGTGTCCAGCATCTCGGACGAGGCCGCCGGAGGCGCGCAGACGTACACCTACGACGCCGCCGGCAACATGATTACCCGCGAAGGCCAGCTCAACACCTGGGACTTCATGGGCAGGCTCAGCGCCGTGGAGAGTCAAGACGGCGGCCAGCCCGTGGCCCGCTTCGCCTACGGCGCCACCCGCGACCGCGTGGTCAAGGAAGACAACGGCCAGCGCACGCACTACCTGCGACCCGACGTCGAGGTGCGCGACGGCATTGTAACGGTATACGTCACCGTGAACGGCGAGCGCGTGGCCCAGGTGCAACGTGGCGATTCGGCGATAACCACGCACTCTGACGGCGCACCTCGCCGGGGTGACGGGCAGGTGAACGCGGCAGATGCGTGGGTCGTCCGCGCCAACGAGGCGGGGGTGACGGGTGTGCCCGGCGTCACCAGCGAACGCAGTGTGGACGACACGCTGCGGAGCGCCGCGCGGGGCTTGCTGCTCGCGGGCGATGGGGCGGTCGAGTACTGGCACGGCGACCACCTCGGCAGCGTGGGCTTGTCGACGGATGAAGCGGGCGGCGTAGTGCAGCGCTTGGAGCACTACCCGTACGGGCATCCGCGGGCCCAGTCAGCCCACTGCCCGAGCGCAGCCACACGGGGGAGAGAGGGACGAGGTCACTGGGCTCAGCTTACCACTGGCAAGGTAACTGGACACTCGGCTTTGACGGTGGCTGCGACCGATCCGTTGTTCGCGACTGTTGTGAGTCGAACCGAACGCGCCGATGAAGCGGTGAGCACATATGGTGCGATGCGAGGCTCCCCACTTGTCTACGTCGACCCAAGAGGAGAGAACGCGATCACAACTGCACTTGCCATTCTCGGAATCGGCGGAGGATCAGCTGTGGTCGGAGACGAGATGGCTGGGGACTCGAGAGTGGCGACTTTCGCCGGAGGTGCGGCTGGTACGGGTGCCGCCTTGGCGTCATCAGCCGGTATGGGCGCCATCGCGTCGACTGGTGTCGGCGCCTCGCGGACCTGA